Proteins from one Sabethes cyaneus chromosome 2, idSabCyanKW18_F2, whole genome shotgun sequence genomic window:
- the LOC128735882 gene encoding LOW QUALITY PROTEIN: uncharacterized protein LOC128735882 (The sequence of the model RefSeq protein was modified relative to this genomic sequence to represent the inferred CDS: inserted 2 bases in 1 codon) — MSEKRSPDIDLASLYKRKKWVSEDGIEKNAVYCNLCGDAGKAFKCETNYNLKRHIVIKHPEKANELGLISSENFINDSIQSDIIKKKTKITIQIDRNDYIKSLVQWVTVCNTPLNFFGRKCVHNVLYPIENGLKLNNTNRHSTLTYVEITASKIIKFISSEMKEKMICIKADIASRKGRSILGLNAQFMKNGRIVVRTLAICETVERNTAQNIMEEILKTLSIFSLELTQIYSITTDNGKNMLKATALTRDRQEIEDVVPAEEDESDEASDTEIDPFESADEVEIDVPGQENGDADISSPELFWKDDFKLLEPSYDDLPVVEGAKLVGVRCAAHTVQRKKEEXKKKESLSKFLIKTRQLVKTLRAQPYVNSFKLDKTKRLPFFDGETRWGSSYLMVDCLHQQQETIHNLLAQNLQKLYNANYWKQVDQFVAAAKPLFVLTKRIQEEALTCGTFYLYWKECCLELQDLKDTLAKQLLEALLKRQSMWFDNPAFYAALYVDPRLNEFYPPVLTLEQKEEAIAHLLATWKAIQDINGKQRTTDQSEPSTSKSVPLQRVQKLLSACRQSKPADDMEKKLRRLPLEESLPLDCDVIEWWEKQKRKDLDLSVLALTVLQLPCTQVSVERSFNGLGQILSKFRTTLRTTPLQQILFLKANNDIVDHTQFNFN, encoded by the exons ATGTCAGAGAAACGGTCGCCTGATATCGATTTGGCTAGTTTgtataaaaggaaaaaatggGTAAGCGAGGATGGTATTGAAAAAAATGCCGTATATTGCAATTTATGCGGTGATGCAGGTAAAGCTTTTAAATGCGAAACCAATTACAACTTAAAACGGCACATTGTAATCAAGCATCCTGAAAAGGCGAACGAGCTAGGATTGATCTCGAGTGAAAATTTCATTAACGATTCCATTCAAAGTGATATtataaagaagaaaacaaaaatcactATCCAAATTGACCGTAACGATTATATAAAATCACTTGTACAGTGGGTTACAGTTTGTAACACCCCATTGAATTTTTTTGGTAGAAAATGTGTACACAATGTTCTCTACCCGATTGAAAATGgtttaaaactaaataataCTAACCGACATAGTACATTGACCTACGTAGAAATTACTGCTTCGAAGATCATAAAATTCATTTCATccgaaatgaaagaaaaaatgatCTGCATAAAGGCCGATATTGCTTCTAGAAAGGGCAGAAGCATTCTGGGGCTCAACGCACAATTCATGAAAAACGGAAGAATTGTTGTTCGTACGCTGGCGATATGTGAAACCGTAGAAAGGAACACGGCACAAAATATAATGGAGGAGATTTTGAAAACCCTTAGTATATTTTCCCTGGAGCTCACGCAAATTTACAGCATCACCACGGACAATGGCAAAAACATGCTAAAGGCTACCGCGCTTACCCGAGATCGCCAAGAAATAGAAGACGTAGTGCCGGCCGAAGAGGACGAAAGCGATGAAGCATCGGATACCGAAATTGATCCGTTTGAATCCGCGGATGAAGTTGAAATCGACGTTCCCGGCCA AGAAAATGGTGATGCAGATATATCGAGTCCGGAGTTGTTTTGGAAAGACGATTTTAAGCTGCTTGAACCAAGTTACGATGATTTGCCTGTCGTTGAAGGAGCGAAACTGGTAGGAGTCAGGTGTGCAGCGCACACAGTTCAACGGAAGAaggagga gaagaagaaggagtcATTGTCTAAATTTCTCATTAAGACGAGACAACTGGTAAAAACTTTGAGAGCACAACCGTATGTTAATTCGTTCAAACTTGATAAAACAAAAAGGTTACCGTTTTTTGACGGAGAAACCAGATGGGGATCGTCATATTTGATGGTAGATTGTCTTCATCAACAGCAAGAAACCATACACAATTTATTGGCACAGAATTTGCAAAAGCTATATAATGCTAACTATTGGAAACAAGTGGACCAATTTGTTGCAGCAGCCAAACCACTTTTCGTTTTGACAAAAAGGATTCAGGAAGAAGCACTAACCTGCGGAACATTTTATCTATACTGGAAAGAGTGCTGTTTAGAATTACAAGATCTTAAAGATACCCTTGCGAAACAGTTATTGGAAGCCTTGCTGAAACGACAATCAATGTGGTTTGATAATCCTGCCTTTTACGCTGCCCTGTACGTGGATCCTCGATTGAACGAATTCTACCCGCCTGTCTTGACACTAGAGCAAAAAGAGGAGGCTATC GCACATCTATTAGCAACATGGAAGGCCATCCAAGATATAAACGGGAAGCAGAGAACAACAGATCAATCAGAACCTTCAACTTCCAAAAGCGTACCACTTCAACGTGTCCAAAAACTTTTATCGGCCTGCAGACAGTCTAAGCCTGCTGACGATATGGAGAAAAAACTCAGACGTCTTCCATTAGAAGAATCACTGCCATTAGACTGTGATGTGATTGAATGGtgggaaaaacaaaaaagaaaggaTTTGGATCTTTCGGTGCTTGCTCTTACAGTTCTACAGTTGCCGTGCACTCAGGTTTCCGTAGAGCGATCCTTCAACGGGTTGggtcaaattttatctaaattcAGGACAACACTAAGAACAACGCCGTTACAGCAAATACTATTTCTAAAAGCCAATAATGATATCGTTGACCATAcgcaattcaattttaattga